A portion of the Magnolia sinica isolate HGM2019 chromosome 17, MsV1, whole genome shotgun sequence genome contains these proteins:
- the LOC131230627 gene encoding uncharacterized mitochondrial protein AtMg00810-like, with protein sequence MVVSQHLSSNGAMFSDPTLYRSLVGALQYLTITRPDIAHAVNFVSQFLHSPTKDYFLAVKCILRYVKGTLHFGLTFHPSVAPGALVAYSDADWAGCPDARRSTSGYSIYLGDNLVSWSAKKQPTVSRSNYESEYRALALTATEILWLTPSPS encoded by the coding sequence ATGGTTGTTTCCCAACACCTGTCTTCTAATGGTGCTATGTTTTCGGATCCCACTCTTTACCGATCTCTTGTTGGTGCTCTCCAGTATTTGACTATCACGCGTCCCGATATTGCTCACGCTGTAAACTTTGTCAGTCAATTTCTACACTCTCCGACTAAAGACTACTTTCTTGCTGTCAAGTGCATTCTTCGCTATGTTAAGGGCACACTACATTTTGGCCTCACTTTTCATCCATCTGTTGCTCCTGGTGCTTTAGTTGCTTACTCTGATGCCGACTGGGCAGGATGTCCTGATGCTCGTCGCTCTACCTCTGGTTATTCTATTTACCTTGGTGACAATTTGGTTTCCTGGAGTGCCAAGAAGCAACCTACTGTTTCTCGCTCCAACTATGAGTCTGAGTATCGTGCCCTTGCTCTCACTGCCACCGAAATTCTTTGGCTCACGCCATCTCCTTCATGA